One Candidatus Aminicenantes bacterium DNA segment encodes these proteins:
- a CDS encoding Fic family protein, whose product MAKTLNVFNKISSFRARYYKASVGQDALIELIAENEVAEQVYNSNAIENSTLTLEETEKILLQIDLDRYITEREIFETKNLARVVSYINKRAKEQELTLAVILSLHRMLLANIRDDVAGRFRKDNEYVRVANQIAPNPQEITGRLEKMLVEYNAASHENIIKRIARLHLAFEYTHPFVDGNGRIGRVINNYLLIREGFVPINIKFIDQKTYYEAFMEFDGKGATKIMEEIVGRALSNSYHKRLAYLEGKKIITLAEYAKNNRLSHSNLINKAGRQTIEAFLEKDVWKIAEDFKKA is encoded by the coding sequence ATGGCAAAAACACTTAATGTTTTTAACAAAATAAGTTCTTTCCGCGCAAGATATTATAAGGCGTCTGTGGGCCAGGATGCGCTTATTGAACTTATCGCTGAAAATGAAGTTGCTGAACAGGTGTATAACTCAAATGCCATAGAAAACAGCACGCTTACCCTTGAGGAAACGGAAAAAATACTTCTTCAAATCGATTTGGATAGATATATAACCGAACGAGAAATTTTTGAAACCAAAAATCTTGCGCGAGTTGTGTCGTATATTAACAAAAGAGCCAAGGAACAAGAACTTACCCTCGCGGTAATCTTATCTCTTCATAGAATGCTGCTCGCCAATATCCGCGATGATGTTGCCGGAAGGTTCAGGAAAGATAATGAGTATGTCCGTGTTGCGAATCAGATCGCCCCCAATCCGCAAGAAATCACCGGGAGGCTTGAAAAGATGTTGGTGGAATATAATGCCGCAAGCCATGAAAACATTATAAAACGCATCGCGAGGTTGCACCTTGCTTTTGAATATACTCATCCGTTTGTTGACGGCAATGGCCGTATCGGCAGAGTGATAAATAATTACCTGCTTATACGAGAAGGATTTGTTCCGATAAATATAAAATTTATTGATCAAAAAACGTATTACGAGGCATTCATGGAATTTGATGGAAAGGGCGCAACGAAAATAATGGAGGAAATAGTCGGCAGGGCGCTTAGCAACAGTTATCACAAACGATTGGCGTATTTGGAAGGTAAGAAAATAATTACTCTGGCCGAATACGCCAAAAATAATAGACTTTCTCATTCAAACCTTATCAATAAAGCCGGCCGGCAAACCATTGAAGCTTTTTTAGAAAAAGACGTTTGGAAAATTGCTGAAGATTTTAAAAAGGCATGA
- a CDS encoding DUF6429 family protein, which produces MKLDTEKIDRVVLALLHLGLHDDFRAWKSFDWDAMDRLHKKGFISNPVGKTKSVAFTESGLRESQRLLAELFAAADGKE; this is translated from the coding sequence ATGAAACTCGATACGGAGAAGATCGATCGGGTTGTTCTGGCCTTGTTGCACCTTGGCCTGCATGACGATTTTCGGGCCTGGAAATCCTTCGATTGGGATGCCATGGATCGACTGCACAAAAAAGGCTTCATTTCCAATCCTGTCGGCAAAACAAAATCGGTTGCCTTTACCGAATCCGGCCTGCGGGAATCGCAACGTCTGCTTGCTGAGTTGTTTGCCGCGGCAGATGGGAAAGAATAG